One segment of Heterodontus francisci isolate sHetFra1 chromosome 28, sHetFra1.hap1, whole genome shotgun sequence DNA contains the following:
- the LOC137345218 gene encoding probable G-protein coupled receptor 139 translates to MAVVRYQGDLPIWYGKRGLHDPGMERFDSGEVLIPVPLLLSRGLLNTAGHSEIFNLVAIVILSRGKCGLSNCTTRYLVAMAAADLLLVITNVILYRIIYYYFPTSFLNITPVSCVILTVSHIAGECSVWFTIMFSFDRFVAICCPKLKTKYCTEKTAAVVLGTTSMLFCLKNVPFYFTLGPGETIDNVPFFCFFKPNLYTEPGWMVYDRFSMVLTPLLPFALILLVNALTVRHIFVASRVRKGLRGQSKGENCSDPEMASRQKSVILLFAISGNFILLWLTYVICILYYTIQTVNPDDNDSTKIIRQVGIMLANLCCCTNTLLYGVSQSKFREQFKNTVKYPITSLIQIIKKQNN, encoded by the exons ATGGCGGTGGTACGATACCAGGGAGACTTGCCAATCTGGTACGGCAAGCGAGGGCTTCATGATCCTGGGATGGAGCGTTTTGATTCTGGTGAGGTTCTGATACCGGTCCCC CTGCTGCTTTCCAGAGGCCTGTTAAACACGGCAGGGCACAGTGAAATAT ttaatttagtggcgattgtgatcctttcccgaggaaagtgtggtctctccaactgCACCACTCGGTATCTGGTGGCAATGGCAGCAGCGGATCTCCTTCTCGTTATCACTAACGTTATACTGTACCGGATCATTTATTATTATTTCCCAACATCTTTCCTCAACATTACCCCTGTGTCCTGTGTTATCCTGACTGTGAGTCATATAGCTGGagaatgttctgtctggttcaccattatgttctcctttgatcgatttgtcgccatttgttgcccgaagctgaaaacaaaatactgcactgagaaaactgcagctgtggttcttggAACAACCAGCATGCTGTTCTGCTTAAAAAACGTTCCTTTCTACTTTACACTTGGACCTGGAGAAACAATTGACAATGTACCATTCTTCTGTTTTTTCAAGCCAAACCTGTATACTGAGCCAGGATGGATGGTATATGACAGGTTTTCTATGGTTTTAACCCCACTGctgccatttgctttaattttgttagtcaatgctctgacagtcagacacattttcgtGGCTAGTCGAGTGCGCAAGGGACTGAGAGGTCAGAGCAAAGGAGAGAACTGCAGTGACCCTGAGATGGCGAGCAGACAGAAGTCTGTGATCTTACTCTTcgccatatccggcaacttcatactgcTGTGGTTGACATATGTCATATGTATATTATACTATACAATTCAAACAGTAAATCCTGATGACAATGATTCCACAAAAATCATTCGGCAAGTTGGAATTATGCTGGCGAATTTATGTTGTTGCACAAACACACTTCTTTATGGAGTAAGTCAGTCCAAGTTTAGAGAACAGTTCAAGAATACGGTGAAATATCCGATTACATCACTTATTCAAATAATAAAGAAACAAAACAACTGA